The following are encoded in a window of Heteronotia binoei isolate CCM8104 ecotype False Entrance Well chromosome 9, APGP_CSIRO_Hbin_v1, whole genome shotgun sequence genomic DNA:
- the FGF2 gene encoding fibroblast growth factor 2 yields MAAGSITTLPALPGDGGGSGDGAFPPGHFKDPKRLYCKNGGFFLRINPDGRVDGVRENSDPHIKLLLQAEERGVVSIKGVCANRFLAMNEDGRLLALKYVTDECFFFERLESNNYNTYRSRKYHDWYVALKRTGQYKPGPKTGRGQKAILFLPMSAKC; encoded by the exons ATGGCGGCGGGAAGCATCACCACCCTCCCCGCCTTGCCCGGCGACGGCGGAGGCAGCGGCGACGGCGCCTTCCCGCCGGGACACTTCAAGGACCCCAAGCGGCTGTACTGCAAGAACGGAGGCTTCTTCCTGAGGATCAACCCCGACGGCAGAGTGGACGGAGTCCGAGAGAACAGCGACCCGCATA TCAAATTGCTACTTCAGGCAGAAGAGAGAGGTGTCGTGTCAATCAAAGGAGTATGTGCAAATCGTTTCCTTGCTATGAATGAAGATGGCAGATTGCTTGCACTG AAATATGTAACAGATGAATGCTTCTTTTTTGAACGCTTGGAATCTAATAATTACAATACATATCGTTCTCGGAAATACCATGATTGGTATGTTGCACTGAAACGAACTGGGCAGTACAAACCTGGACCAAAGACTGGACGAGGCCAGAAAGCTATCCTTTTCCTTCCCATGTCTGCAAAATGCTGA